In Sphingopyxis sp. CCNWLW2, a single window of DNA contains:
- a CDS encoding Hsp20 family protein, which produces MRSSFDFAPYRRSTVGFDRLFDLLETDLRGDGGEGYPPFDLSRQGEDSYRITLAVAGFRPGDIEVVAQQNQLIISGKRGEDKDEGQYLHRGIAARAFERRFQLADYVEVASADFDNGLLKIDLRRVVPEAMKPRKIEIGGSSPANDRLDAPKKKDLEAA; this is translated from the coding sequence ATGAGAAGCAGTTTTGATTTTGCGCCCTATCGGCGCTCCACGGTCGGCTTCGACCGCCTGTTCGATCTCCTCGAGACCGATTTGCGCGGCGACGGCGGCGAAGGCTATCCGCCTTTCGATCTTTCGCGGCAGGGCGAGGACAGTTACCGCATTACGCTTGCGGTCGCCGGCTTCCGCCCCGGGGATATCGAGGTGGTCGCCCAGCAGAACCAACTCATCATCAGCGGCAAGCGCGGCGAGGACAAGGACGAGGGGCAGTATCTGCACCGCGGCATTGCGGCCCGCGCCTTCGAACGGCGCTTCCAGCTTGCCGACTATGTCGAAGTCGCCTCCGCCGACTTCGATAATGGTTTGCTGAAAATCGATCTGCGGCGGGTCGTCCCCGAGGCAATGAAGCCGCGCAAGATCGAGATCGGCGGCAGTTCCCCTGCCAATGATCGCTTGGACGCCCCGAAGAAGAAAGACCTCGAGGCGGCCTGA